In Acetonema longum DSM 6540, the genomic window TGTTCCGGTGACCAAGCCATCAGGGTTTCCTCCTTTCATTCAACAGCTTCATAATCGCAGTGTCGTCCAGGCTGGCTAGCTGCTGAAACTGGTTTTCCGGCAGCAGCCGGTCAAATTGGCACACCGGCCGGTAACGGCAGTAGCGGCAGGCTGTCTGCTGCTCTATTTTATAGGGCCTGATGGCGATATCGCCGTCCAGGATCTGTCCGGCGGTTTGTACGCATTGATCCCCTACGTGCCGCAGCAGAAGTTCAAACTCTTCCATGGATTTGACGCTGCCGGCAGCAGCCTTGAGGATTTCATCATTTTTGGTCAGACCGACTTTGGTAAATTTGGACCAGGTTTGAATTTCCTGATCAAGGGACCGGATTATCCGAGGATCAGCCAGGACCCAGCCCGGCATTTTCAGCTGTCCGTTCAACTCCTGAATCATCTTTTCCGGCAGGATATACTGGTCCTTGGACAATTTAGGATTCATCAAGTAGCAGTACAGCACTCCCGCCGGCAAGGCGTCATCCCCTACCAGCTGCCTGGCCCCCTGCCGGGCGGCCAGGAGATAGGTCAACAATTGCAATCTCAGTCCATAATAAACTTCAGGTAACCGTAAGGTGGCATGGCCCGACTTATAGTCAATGATCAGGAGATAGTTCCGGCCCTCATGCTCGGCGCAGTCGATCCGGTCGATCTGGCCGGCCAGCTCCAGTTTCGTCCCGCCGTCCAGATCAAATACCAGCGCCGGCAGCCCGCCCTCACGACCGAAGGATTGTTCCAGGGCAATGGGTTTAAAGCGGCTGACCCGGTCAAACTCCGCCAATCGGCCAATGACCCGCCGGACCGTGCGGCGCAGCCGCTTTTCCCAATGCCTGAACTGGGCTGAACTGAACAGAATCTCATGCTGCAGCTTGGGGGCCAGTTCATCCACGCAAACTTCACACAGAGCACTGACCGCTTCATCCGTAAGGTCGCCCCAATGCCGGTCCGGCTCCCTTTCCCGCACCAGCTCGTCGAACCGCCGCATCACAGCGTGAAGCAGCATCCCAATGCCGGGAGCCTCCAGCCGAAAGACCGGCCGTTCTTTCAGATTCAGGCCATAGCGGGCGAAGTGCTGAAAGGGACAGGCCCGATAGGTTTCAAAGGCAGTCACGCTCCCGCGCAAAACCGTATCTTTCGTATATAGGCGGCCAGCGGTATAGACGGCAAGAGGCCGGACCTGGTTGACGTGAAACAGGCCGGCCAGGGAGCGGGCCAAATAAGTTTTCCATTGAGGCTCCGCCAGACAGAATCGGTAAATCTCCCGCCACAGTGGGTCAATATCCGTTTGGCCGCAGGTAAGACAGCGGCGTAAAGCAGCTGTCAGCAAGGAGACGCTTTGCCGGGGATGAGCCAGATAGTCCTTCTCAGTGCCGGCTGCCGGTTCCAGACCGAAGGATTCAACGCCGCAGTCCGGCGCCAGTTCCTTCAGCCGTCGAACCGCCATCGATGGCTGCAACCCGGTCCCTTCGGCATCGGCCAGGGGATAGCTGACCCAAAGCATGTCACTGGCCCGGGTCATAGCCGTATACATCAGATAATTGGCGGCAAAAGCCGATGACGTGCCGGCCGGCGGCAGCTTCCACTCCAGGGCTGCCAATTCCTCCCGGTCGGCGGCTGTCAACAGCCCTTCCTCCCGGACCCGGGGCGGCAGGACACCGTCATTGACTCCCGGCAGATACACCGCCTTGGCCCGCAGCAGGCGAACCCGTTCCAGGGGTGTAACCAGCACATGATCCAGTCCGGCCGGAATCAAGCCCAAAGTCAGGCCGTCCAATCCTTCGTTCAGGATGTCCCGATACTCCCGCAGGCTGATAGGATCATCGCCACAGCTGGCGACGATTTCGTCAAACAGCTCTACCACCGAGTTCCATACCTGGCGATGCTCGTCAGCCTGAGCCAAGCGGCCGGCCTGTTCGGCTGAAGCCGACCACCGGACCAGAGTGTCCGGAATGGCTAATTCCAGGGCCAGTTCATACACTCGTCCGGTATATTCCCGGGCTGTCCCCCGACGCGGCAGAGAGCGGGCAAAGGCGACCAGCGGACCAGCGGAAGCCCGGCGTATAGCCTGAATCCGGTCCAGCTTGTCCTGCTGCTTTTCTTTGATTTCTTCGTCTTCTTCCATACTGTAGCGCCTGACGAAATCCCAGGGCATTTCGTCAGTCCAGTGTTTGCCCCGGATGCCGAACTCCAGAACATAGTTTTCCAGCAGGTCAATGTCTTCCGCCGGCAGGTCAATAAAGCCGGTCTTCAGTGCCCGGAAAACCGGCTCATAATCAAACTGCTCCAGGATAACGTCCAGAGCCGAACGCAAAAATTCTGCCAGAGGGTGATATCCGGCCGGCCGCGGCCTGTCCACAAAACAGGGAATGTCATGATCGGCAAAGGTAATCTCCAAAATTTCCATATAAGAAGCCGGATTAGCCACCAGCACGGCAATATCTTTCCAGCGGTACTTCTTCTCCCGGCAGAGACGGATCATATCCCGGGCAATCGCCTCGACCTCCACCCGGCAGTTGGCGGCTTCGGCAATGATCAGGCTCCCGTCGGCCGCCGGTCCGGGCGCGGTCTGATAAGCCGCCCAGCACCGCTCGATATGGCCCAGGAGAGGCGCCCGATAGCGGCCGGGAGACTCTACCGGGACTTCCCGCCAATCCCAGCCGTTTTGATTGGCGAACTGTTTGAGGGCCTCATAGGTCTGCCACTGGCGGTGATATAAAGACTCTTCCCGGCGGTGCTCCGGATTGGCCGGATCATCCAGGCAGAGGGTGATGGTCATTTGAGCGGCGGTTTGCCCCAGGGCCGTCAATACCCGGTACTCCTCTCCCGTAAACCAGTCAAAGCCGTCCAGCCATATCCTGGCGCTTTGAATCAAGTGGGAGCGGCTGATCCGTTCGGCCATCAGGGAAAGATAGTCCGACGGATCCGTATAGCGACCAGCCATGTGTGCCTCATATTCGCCATAGACCAATGCCAGGTCGGCCAGTTTGGCCGCCAGAGCCGGCTTGACCAGCAGCCGTCCGTCCCCCTGACCGACGCTGATCCCGGCCAGATCCTGGGGTTTGAGACCATAGGCCTTGCATTCGTCCAATAATGTCAGCAGGGTCTGGGAAAATGTTCTCTGCCTGGCTGCCTGTTTTAACAGGCCTAACTGGGAGCCATACTCGGCCAGGATCTTACGGACGATCATCCGTCTGGCCAGGTCGCTGGCGGCAGGCCGGGCGGCGCCGCCGGTCTCGCTCAGCACCATCTGGGCCAGCCGGCGAAACCCCAGCACACGGGCGGCGATAAAGCCGCCGCTGGCGGCCAGCTCCCGTTCAGCCTGAAAAGTTGCCTGTTCGGGGGTTAACAAAATAAGCGGGCTGCCCAATTGCTGCCTGCCCGCCTGTTCCCGGACCTCATCCAGGCAGGCGCAGGTTTTGCCTGCCCCGGCCCGGCCATATAATAATCGAATATCCATTATTTGCCTCCTTGTGGATCGATCTCCTCAACCATCGCCACAAATACTTCCACCAATTTGGGATCAAACTGGATGCCGGCCTGAGCCTTTAATTCGGCTATAGCCTGCTGTTTCGTCAGAGCCTGGCGGTAAGGACGGTCGGCCGTCATCACTTCATAAGCGTCAGCCACAGCCAGAATCCGGCTCTCCAGCGGTATTGCCTCTCCCTTCAGACCGAGAGGATAGCCTGACCCATTCCAAAATTCGTGATGCTTGAGCACCCAGTCGGCGATCCCCGCCAGTTCCGGGATAAACCGGGTAATGCGATAACCGATCTCGCAATGCCGGCATATTTCCTGAAATTCCTCCGTCGTAAGCGGCGCCGATTTATAAATAATCTCAGTCGCAATCCCGACCTTGCCGATATCATGAAACTGGGCTAATAGATTTAAATTCCTCCGCTGGCTTTTGCGCAGCTGCAACCGTTCCCCGATCATGCCGATAAACAATTGCAGGCGATGGGCATGATCATAATCAAAAAAGTCGCATCTCTCCAGAGCCTGCAGCATTCCCTTCACCATAGCGGTCCTGGTGTCCCGTCCGTCCATCAGTTTATGCCGGTACATGGCGTTATCGGCTTGCTGGAACAGGTTATTCATATCCACAGCATCCACGTCACTGATGGCGTACCCCACCGACAGTCCCAGCGGAATGCTCGGGTTTAGCTTGTTGTAGACAGCCTCTCTGTCCTGTATGCGGCGGCAGATTCTCTCCAGGACCGAAGAACTGATCCGGGGCAGCAGAATGGCAAATTCATCGCCGCCAATCCTGGCCACCACGTCGCTGTCGCGAAAGCATTCCGTTAAGATGCGGGCTACCGCAATAATCAACGTATCGCCATGTTCATGCCCCAGAGTGTCGTTAATCAATTTGAGCCCGTCCACATCACAGACAACGATTCCCACCGGCAGCTGCCGGCCACCGGCCAGCCGCCGCATTTCCTGCTGAAAATAAGCCCGGTTATAGAGCCCGGTCAGGGAATCATGCAAGCTGAGATAGTGAAACTGATCTTCTATTTTCTTGCGTTCCGTCACGTCCCTCACAATGGCCAGGATTTCATCCTCCGCCGAAGCCACCAGTCTGGCCTCGCAGTCAGAAACCGTTGCTCCGGTCTTCAGCCGGTACTCAAAAATCTGAGGATGACCACTGTCCCGCAAGGCCTGGATGCCCTGCCGGTAGAGCTGAGCAATGTCCGGCGGATAGATCTCTTCAACGGACAGCCCGTGTAATTCCTTCGCCGGGGCGGCCATGACTTCCAAACAATCTCCCTCAGAGCTAAACCGGACAATCTGGTCCGGAATCGCCGCAAGGATACCCCTCAATTTGATCTCTTCCTGCTGCCGGAGTTGGTCCGTTTTTTTGCCATCGGTCAAATCCTGACCGATTTGAACCGCCTGCCGCCGCTTGCTATGGATCAGCAGTACAATGATCAGCAAGGTTGTCAGGGCTATTCCGCATATCAGACTTTCAACTAAAGAAGATTGGGCCATATAAGCACTCTGCATTGTCTGAAATTGTTCTATTGCCAACATTTTAGCACCTCTTGCCCGCTATGGCCACTCATAATTCTATGGTGGTAATTCGCCGGTAAATTCCTACTTCCTCCCAGATCATACTCTTTATGCAAAAATAAATAGGCCTTTTTTCCTATACCCTGACCAGGAGCAAAAAAACATATACGGCTGTATCACCATACATAGTTTACATAACGCCGAGAATTCTCTTGCGTTTGCCGGATTATGGACCTTGTCTTGCAGAGCGATTTACTGTATCATCTAAAATGTGCCGAATTTCCACAGGAATACGGAGGAACCAATTTATTGGGGTGAATCCTGCGCCCGGCGCAGGTAGGGATCCCTGTCCCGAACCCGTCAGCTAACTCCGGAGGCATGGGGACTGTTGAAAATCACTTTGGCAGCAACCCCATAGAAAGGGTGATTTCTCATGATCAAAACGAGCAGGATCTTCAATTTTTATAGCTGGCTGGCTGCCGCCATGCTGGCAATGACCCTGTTGCCGCCGGTGACGACAGCAGCACCGGCAAACTATACGAAAGTGCTGAACGTAAAGGCTACCGCTTATGCGCCGGGTCCTCACGATAACGGCAAATGGGGCAACCTGACCCATATCGGCACCCAGGTTCGCCCGGGAATCATTGCTGTAGACCCGAAGATCATTCCGCTGCGCACCCGGGTATATATCGAATTTGCCGATGGCAGCGGAACCTATGCAGTGGCCGAGGATACCGGCGGCGCAATTAAAGGCAGCCGAATCGACATCGCCAAACAGACTGTGCAGGAAGCCTACAAATTCGGTATACAACAGGTAAAAGTCTATGTCCTGGGAAATTAGAAGGCTCCAAGCAATGTGTGGCCCGCTGTTACTTCATTGAGTACAGCGGGCTTCTTTTGAATATATTGTAGTAAACGATTCATGGATAAACGTGAGGAGGTAAAAATGGCTACGATCTGCATTGACCCCGGCCATTCCGGCCTGCCCGATCCCGGCGCAGTCGGCCCCGGCGGAACCAAGGAATCCGATATAACCTGGGCTGTCGCCCAAAAACTCCGGGATATTCTCAGAACTGAGGGATATCAGTGCCTGCTGACCCGCTGCGGTGATGATCCCCAGAGCGATGATCTGGCTTACCGGGTCAGGCTGGCCAACGACGCGGCTGCCGACGTTTTTGTCTCTATTCACTGCAATGCCGCCGCCAGCTCTCAGGCCCACGGCACTGAAACCTGGCATTGCGCCGGCTGTACAGCATCGCGCCAACTGGCGAAGCTGATTCAGGCGGAACTGGCAGCTGCCCTGGAACTTACCGACCGGGGTATCAAAACCGGTCAGTCCTTATACGTGCTGCTCCATACGCTGATGCCGGCAGTTTTGGTAGAGCTGGCGTTTATCAGCAATCCCGCCGAAGAGGAGCTGCTGCGGCAGGAATCCTTTCAACATCAGGCAGCCTGCGCTATTGCCGCCGGACTGGGAAAATGGCTTGCTGCCGAAGCGGAATAAGCCCACCGGCGGAAATACCAATTTACCTTGACAGGAGTCGCAGCAAAATGTATAATTAATTCTGATAATTTGTACGCCAAATAACTAATTGCATATATATGAGGTGCCGTATGTTAGAAATTTTTGATAACCTATGCATCCTGCTCTCTAAAGCCGAACAGAAGCATTATCAACACACCAAGCGGCTGCTGGAGAAAAATGACCTTGGCATTACGCCCGGCCAGCTGGCTGTTCTATACACTTTGTATAAAGGCGACGGTATTCTGATCTCGGAATTAAGCAAGAAAATCTATCTGGATAATTCCACTCTCACCGGCCTGATCGACCGTATGGAAAAAAATGAGCTGGTGGTCCGCTGTGATGTTCCTTCCGACCGGCGCAGCTATAATATCTCCCTTACAGCCAAGGGGCGGTCTCTGGAACCCGCGATCAGGGAAATATCCGCTCAGGTACAATCTACCATGCTGCAAAATTGCTCCCCGGAAGAAATCACTGCATTCCGGAAAGTACTGCTGCAAATTTTTGAATCCCTGTAACCTTCGGCCCGCCTAAAGATAGGGATCGAATACCCGGCGAATTTTATCCGCCGGGTATATATTTTTTACTTTTATTATTTTAATGCATTGATATAGTAGTTTTTTCCCTGAAAACTATGGTAATATAGGTCCGAAAGCAAATTTAATTTTATACATTCGCATAATTCCGGTTTAAAATGGCGCAAGAGTGGAGAGATGCAAATGGCCGTGAAAACTGTCCCCATTAGTGAAGTACAACCAGGTATGATTTTGGGTGAACATATCATGTCAAGCCGGCGCAGAATTCTCTTAGCCGCCGGCACTGTCCTCACGCCGTCCATGATTACCTCGCTGAATACTTGGGATATTCTAAACGTCATGATCCAGGACGCTTCGCAAGAGACAGCAGCGGCAGTGGAGGTACCGGCTGTGACTCCCGATCCAGCTCCGACCCC contains:
- the addB gene encoding helicase-exonuclease AddAB subunit AddB encodes the protein MDIRLLYGRAGAGKTCACLDEVREQAGRQQLGSPLILLTPEQATFQAERELAASGGFIAARVLGFRRLAQMVLSETGGAARPAASDLARRMIVRKILAEYGSQLGLLKQAARQRTFSQTLLTLLDECKAYGLKPQDLAGISVGQGDGRLLVKPALAAKLADLALVYGEYEAHMAGRYTDPSDYLSLMAERISRSHLIQSARIWLDGFDWFTGEEYRVLTALGQTAAQMTITLCLDDPANPEHRREESLYHRQWQTYEALKQFANQNGWDWREVPVESPGRYRAPLLGHIERCWAAYQTAPGPAADGSLIIAEAANCRVEVEAIARDMIRLCREKKYRWKDIAVLVANPASYMEILEITFADHDIPCFVDRPRPAGYHPLAEFLRSALDVILEQFDYEPVFRALKTGFIDLPAEDIDLLENYVLEFGIRGKHWTDEMPWDFVRRYSMEEDEEIKEKQQDKLDRIQAIRRASAGPLVAFARSLPRRGTAREYTGRVYELALELAIPDTLVRWSASAEQAGRLAQADEHRQVWNSVVELFDEIVASCGDDPISLREYRDILNEGLDGLTLGLIPAGLDHVLVTPLERVRLLRAKAVYLPGVNDGVLPPRVREEGLLTAADREELAALEWKLPPAGTSSAFAANYLMYTAMTRASDMLWVSYPLADAEGTGLQPSMAVRRLKELAPDCGVESFGLEPAAGTEKDYLAHPRQSVSLLTAALRRCLTCGQTDIDPLWREIYRFCLAEPQWKTYLARSLAGLFHVNQVRPLAVYTAGRLYTKDTVLRGSVTAFETYRACPFQHFARYGLNLKERPVFRLEAPGIGMLLHAVMRRFDELVREREPDRHWGDLTDEAVSALCEVCVDELAPKLQHEILFSSAQFRHWEKRLRRTVRRVIGRLAEFDRVSRFKPIALEQSFGREGGLPALVFDLDGGTKLELAGQIDRIDCAEHEGRNYLLIIDYKSGHATLRLPEVYYGLRLQLLTYLLAARQGARQLVGDDALPAGVLYCYLMNPKLSKDQYILPEKMIQELNGQLKMPGWVLADPRIIRSLDQEIQTWSKFTKVGLTKNDEILKAAAGSVKSMEEFELLLRHVGDQCVQTAGQILDGDIAIRPYKIEQQTACRYCRYRPVCQFDRLLPENQFQQLASLDDTAIMKLLNERRKP
- a CDS encoding diguanylate cyclase domain-containing protein, with product MLAIEQFQTMQSAYMAQSSLVESLICGIALTTLLIIVLLIHSKRRQAVQIGQDLTDGKKTDQLRQQEEIKLRGILAAIPDQIVRFSSEGDCLEVMAAPAKELHGLSVEEIYPPDIAQLYRQGIQALRDSGHPQIFEYRLKTGATVSDCEARLVASAEDEILAIVRDVTERKKIEDQFHYLSLHDSLTGLYNRAYFQQEMRRLAGGRQLPVGIVVCDVDGLKLINDTLGHEHGDTLIIAVARILTECFRDSDVVARIGGDEFAILLPRISSSVLERICRRIQDREAVYNKLNPSIPLGLSVGYAISDVDAVDMNNLFQQADNAMYRHKLMDGRDTRTAMVKGMLQALERCDFFDYDHAHRLQLFIGMIGERLQLRKSQRRNLNLLAQFHDIGKVGIATEIIYKSAPLTTEEFQEICRHCEIGYRITRFIPELAGIADWVLKHHEFWNGSGYPLGLKGEAIPLESRILAVADAYEVMTADRPYRQALTKQQAIAELKAQAGIQFDPKLVEVFVAMVEEIDPQGGK
- a CDS encoding 3D domain-containing protein, translated to MIKTSRIFNFYSWLAAAMLAMTLLPPVTTAAPANYTKVLNVKATAYAPGPHDNGKWGNLTHIGTQVRPGIIAVDPKIIPLRTRVYIEFADGSGTYAVAEDTGGAIKGSRIDIAKQTVQEAYKFGIQQVKVYVLGN
- a CDS encoding N-acetylmuramoyl-L-alanine amidase family protein, with protein sequence MATICIDPGHSGLPDPGAVGPGGTKESDITWAVAQKLRDILRTEGYQCLLTRCGDDPQSDDLAYRVRLANDAAADVFVSIHCNAAASSQAHGTETWHCAGCTASRQLAKLIQAELAAALELTDRGIKTGQSLYVLLHTLMPAVLVELAFISNPAEEELLRQESFQHQAACAIAAGLGKWLAAEAE
- a CDS encoding MarR family winged helix-turn-helix transcriptional regulator, with the translated sequence MLEIFDNLCILLSKAEQKHYQHTKRLLEKNDLGITPGQLAVLYTLYKGDGILISELSKKIYLDNSTLTGLIDRMEKNELVVRCDVPSDRRSYNISLTAKGRSLEPAIREISAQVQSTMLQNCSPEEITAFRKVLLQIFESL